TCCTGGATCGCGGCGCCCACGAGGGTGGCGGTCACGGACTTGGCGACGGAAAAGGACGTCCAGCGATCCTTCGGACCCCTACCCAGGCCGTACTTCTCCAGCAGCACCCGCCCATCCCGGATCACCAGCAGCCCGGAGACACGGTAGGCCTCCATGTATTGGTCCACCGTCCAGGTGCGGCCTGCATGGGTGAAGCTGGGATCGATTTTCCCCGTCGCCTGGGGAAGGGCGTGGATACGGGCTCCCGAGGCGATCGGGCGGGTCTCGTAGACCGTCTCCATGGCCGGGTACCACCGGGCCTGCTGTTCGGGGCTCCAGAACAAAAGGTTCGGCGTGTCCGGCTTGAGCGCGACCTGGGCCATCGCCGGCGCGGCGAAAAGGGCGCCGGCCCAGAGGGCGGCGGCGAACAGACGCTTCATGTTTCCTCCACGGCCCGCGGCAGGCGCGAGCCCCTACTCCGTGCGGAAGCCTTCGTAGTCCCGGGCCGCCACCTCATCGATCCGGATTTTGTAGCCCTCGCCGATGTACGGCATGAAGACCCGGGGCTTACCGGGCACGTTCGCGCCCATGTACCAGGAGGCGGCGTCGAGATAGAGACTGCCCTCCGCCGCTTCGTTGACATGCGCCACCCAGGCTTCCTGCGCCGAGGGATCCGCCTCCAGGGTGCGCGCCTGGCGGCCGTTCGCCCAGGTGATGGCGTTGTCGATCCAGTCGATATGCTGCTCGATGGACGAGATCATGTTCGACAGGACCGAAGGGCTCCCGGGACCGGTGACGGTGAAGAGGTTGGGGAAGCCCGCGACCATCAGGCCAAGATAGGTCTTGGGTCCTTCCGCCCAGGCCTCGCCAAGGGTGCGCCCGTCCCTTCCGCGGATATCCATCTTCAGGAGGGCGCCGGTCATGGCGTCGAAGCCGGTGGCGAAGACGATGACGTCGAAGGGTGTTTCCCCCGCGGTGGTGCGGACGCCCATCTTGGTGATCGTCTCGATCGGCGTCTCGCGAAGGTCGACGAGGCGGACATTGTCCCGGTTGAAGGTGGCGTAATAGTCGGTGTCGACGCAGGGCCGCTTGGCGCCGATGGCGTAGCCGCGCGGCACAAGCCGCTCTGCGACCTCGGGGTCGCGGACCATCTGCCGGACACGGTCGCGGACATGCTCGCAGACCTCTTCGTTGAGGTCGGGCATCCGCATGAGGTTGGGAATGGCGAACAGGGACATCAGGCCCATGCCGTTCCAGAGGCCGGACTTCAGGGTCTCCAGTTCCTCGCCCTGGACGCGATAGTCCGGCGGCGGCGCGGGGAAGATGGACTGCCCGCTCCGCAGCATGTCGCGATAGCCGGTGAAACCCTCAAGGTAGCCATCCACCTCGGCGTCGCTGAGCGGCGAGTTGAGGGCCGGCAGGGAGAAGTTCGGCGTCCGCTGGAAGACGGTGACCTGGGCGGCGTCCCGGGCGATCAGGGGAATGGACTGGATGGCCGAAGAGCCGGTCCCGATGACCGCGACCCGCTTGCCGGTGAAGTCCACCCCCTCATGCGGCCAGAGCCCGGTCAGGTGGGTCTCGCCCTTGAAGCGGTCCGCGCCCGGGATGTCGGGGTTCTTGGGCACGGACAGGCAGCCCGTCGCCATCACCACCCAGCGGGCGGACACCTCATCCCCCTGGTCGGTGCGGACCGTCCAGCGCGCCGTCGCCTCGTCGAAAACGGCGCTTTCGACGCGGGTGTTGAAGTGGAAGGCCGGCCGGAGGTCGAACCGGTCGGCGATGTGCTCGGCATACCTCAGGATTTCCGGCTGGGGGGCGTACTTCTCGCTCCAGCGCCACTCGCGCGCCAGTTCCTCGGACCAGGTGAAGGAATAGAAGAGACTGGGAATGTCGCACCGGGCGCCGGGATAGCGGTTCCAGTACCAGGTGCCGCCGACGCCGCCGCCCGCCTCGAAGCCCTGGACGCTCAGCCCCGCCTCGCGGGCCTTGTGGACCATGTAGAGGCCGCCAAACCCGGCGCCGACCACCACCACGTCGACGCTAGAGCCCTTGAGCGCCGTCCTCGGCGCCGCATTCCCGGCCATGCCCCATCCTCCCCTGGAAACGGTTTCTTCTCTGCAAGATAATGAGGCGCCCTGCGGAGAGGTCCAGTGGTCTTCGGCGCCCGGGCCTTGCCTTGCCGGTCGATCCCATTAAGTCAGGCGCAAATCCTGACGCGGCGCCCGGGCGTCGCCCTACCCCGGAGTTCCCATGACCCTCGCCGGACGGCTCTTCTCGGGCGCGAGCCTCGCACTGCTCGTCGCCCTCTCCTCGCCCCAGGCCATCGCGGCTCCCGCCAAGGCGCCGGCGTCCCAGAACGCCGGCCAGCCCGCCACCGCCGCCGAGTTGGCCCGCCTGGTCGACATTCCCTATGAGCGCTTCACCCTGCCGAACGGCCTCCGGGTCCTCGTGCACACGGACCGGAAGGCTCCGGTGGTCGCGGTGTCCATCTGGTATGGCGTCGGGTCCAAGCATGAGCCGGCCGGCCGCACCGGCTTCGCCCACCTCTTCGAGCACCTGATGTTCAACGGCTCGGAGAACGCCCCCGGCGACTTCTTCAAGCCCCTGCAGGAGGTCGGCGCCACCGACTTCAACGGCACCACCTGGTTCGACCGGACCAACTATTTCCAGACCGTCCCCACCGGCGCCCTGGACCGCGCGCTCTTCCTGGAAAGCGACCGGATGGGCCACCTGCTCGGCGCCGTGACCCAGGAAAAGCTCGATAACCAGCGGGGCGTCGTCCAGAACGAGAAGCGGCAGGGCGACAACCAGCCCTTTGGCCTCGTGGACTACCTGATCAACCAGAACCTCTTCCCAGCCGGGCATGGCTATCGCCACAGCACCATCGGCTCGATGGCCGACCTGGATGCAGCGTCTCTGGACGACGTGAAGCGCTGGTTCACCGACAACTATGGCCCGAACAACGCCGTCCTGGTCCTGGCCGGCGACATCGATGCGCCCACGGCCCGGAAGCTGGTAGAGAAGTACTTTGGCGCCATTCCGCGCGGTCCCCGCGTCGCCCCGGTGTCCGACGGCCCGGTGACACTCAAGGCGCCGGTGAGCCTGGCGCACAAGGATCGGGTCGCGACCACCCGGATCTATCGCAGCTGGTCGACGCCGGGCCTCAACGACCTGTCGTCCGTCGCCCTGGAGGCCGGGGTCAGCGTCCTTGGCGGCCTGTCTTCGTCGCGCCTCGACAACGCCCTCGTGCGGGACGAGAAGATCGCGGTCTCGGTGACGGCCGACTATGGCGTCTTCCAGTCCGTGGGAGTCCTGACCCTCGCCGCCGACGTCCGCCCCGGCGTGTCTCCGGACCTCGTGGCCAAGCGGATGGACGAAGTCATTGCGGGCCTCGTCCGCTCTGGCCCGACGGCGGAGGAACTGGACCGCGCACGCCGGGTCGAGATCGCTGGCAAGATCCGCCAGACCGAGGCCGTCGGCGGCTTCGGCGGCAAGGCGGTGACCCTCGCCGAGGGTGAGCTCTACGCCGACGACGCGGCCCTGTACCGCAAGCGCCTGGACGCCTGGGCGGCCCTGACGCCGGGCGCCGTGCAGTCGGCCCTGCAGGCCTGGCTGAGCCGCCCGGTCCTGGCCCTCCGCGTCGATCCGGGCGAGCGTGACCTGGACGGCGGCACGCTGGGCGGCGACACGGCCGCCAAGGGCGCGGTGATCGACCGGACCGGCGTGGCCCAGGCCGCCGGTACGCCCCGCGCCGATCCTGTCATGCCGGGGGCCGGCAAGGTCCCGGCCCTGGACTTCCCGGACGTAGAGCGCGCCACCCTGTCCAACGGCATGCCCGTGGTCTACGCCCGACGCGCGAGCGAGCCGCGCACCCTGGTGGCGGCGACCTTTGACGCTGGCACAGCCGCGGATGGCGTGCGTGACTTCGGCGCCCAGTCCATGATGCTGCGAGCCCTGACCGAGGGCGCTGGCGGGCTGTCCAGCCGTGAGATCGCCGAGCGCAGCGAACTGTTGGGCGCCAGCGTCGGCGGCATGGCGGGACCCGACCGCTCCAACGTGGTCCTCGACGCCCTGACCCCCAACCTCGCCCCTTCCCTTGCCCTCTTCGCGGACGTCCTGCGACGGCCGACCTTTGAGCCGGCGGTCGTCGATCGCCTGCGCGGCCAGCAACTCGCGCGGATCTCGGCTGAGGCGAACAACCCCTCCGCCATCGCGGCGGCGGAACTGTCGAAGCGGCTCTACGGCGGCGCTCATCCCTACAGCGTCCGCGCCGGTGGGGCCGGCGACGCCGCCGTGGTGGGCCGGCTGTCCCCGGCGGACCTCAAGGCCCAGCACGACCGCTGGATCCGGCCCGACAATGGCCGCCTGATCATCGTCTCCGACCGCCCCCTGGCCGAGATCCTGCCCAAGCTGAACGCCGCCCTGGGCGACTGGAAGCCGGAGCCGGGCGCGACGCGGGGCGCCAAGGCCTTCCCGGCGCCGCCTGCGCCGGCGGGCAACCGGATCGTGCTGGTCGACCGGCCGAAGTCGCCCCAGTCGGTGATCGCGGCCGGACAGGTCCTCGACGCCCGGGGCGGCGACGACCTCCTCGCCCTGCAGGCTGGCAACGAGATCCTCGGCGGCGGCTTCCTCTCGCGCCTGAACATGAACCTGCGCGAAACCAAGGGGTGGTCCTACGGCGTCCGCTCGGGAATTCCCGAGACGGTCGAGCGGGTCGCCTTCCGCGTCACCGCCCCGGTCCAGGCGGACCGCACGGCGGATTCGGTGACGGAAATCCTGAAGGAAACCCGGGACTTCACCACCACCCGCGGCGCTTCCGCCGAAGAGCGGCAACTGACCGTCGACGGGGCCACGCGGGAACTGCCCGGCCAGTTCGAGCGAAGCGCCTCCGTGCTGAACGGCCTGTCGACCCTGACCGAGTTCAAGCGTTCGGACGACTGGTACGAGCGCCTGCCCGAGCGGTACGGGGCGATGACGGCGGCGGACATGGATGCGGCGGTGCGCAAGGCCGTCGATCCCTCGCGCCTGACCTTCGTAGTGGTGGGCGACGCCGCCGTGGTGAAGCCGCAGCTGGACAAGCTCGGCCTGCCGGTCGAAGTGATCGCCGCCCCGCCGGCGGCAAAGTAGGCCGGGGGGGCGGGTCCCGGCCCGCCCCTCAGCCCTTCGGGAGGTCCCCGGCGACGGCCGGGGCCAGCCGACGGGCGATATCCTCCACCCCCTGGGCGTTGGGGTGCATGCCATCGGGCAGGAGCTTGCCCGGCTGGCCCGCGACCCCCTCGAGGAAGAAGGGATAGAGCCGCGCCCCGCTGGCGCGGGAGAGGTCGCCGTATATGGGATTGAAGGCCCGGGCGTAGTCCTCGCCCAGGTTAGGCGCCGCCATCATGGTGGTCAGGGCGGCCGGGATCCCGCGTCGTTTCAGCTCCTCCAGCATGGCCTGCAGGTTGGCCCGGGTCTGGGCAGGGCTGAGGCCCCTCAGCATGTCGTTGGCGCCCAGTCCGATGATGACCAGGTCCGGCTTGCGCGGCAGGCCGTCGAGGGTGAATCCCAGGCGCGCCAGTCCGGCGGCGGTGGTGTCTCCCGAGACGCCGGCGTTGATCACCCGGGCCTTCACACCCTGGGCTTCGAGGGCCCGCTCAAGCGCCGGGGCGAAGCCCTGGGAGGGCTCCAGCCCGTAGCCGGCGAACAGGCTGTCGCCAAAAGCAACGATGATCGGACCCGTGAAGGCCGCCTCCGCGGCGGAGCCGGCCTGTGTCTGCGGCGC
The sequence above is a segment of the Phenylobacterium parvum genome. Coding sequences within it:
- a CDS encoding flavin-containing monooxygenase — its product is MAGNAAPRTALKGSSVDVVVVGAGFGGLYMVHKAREAGLSVQGFEAGGGVGGTWYWNRYPGARCDIPSLFYSFTWSEELAREWRWSEKYAPQPEILRYAEHIADRFDLRPAFHFNTRVESAVFDEATARWTVRTDQGDEVSARWVVMATGCLSVPKNPDIPGADRFKGETHLTGLWPHEGVDFTGKRVAVIGTGSSAIQSIPLIARDAAQVTVFQRTPNFSLPALNSPLSDAEVDGYLEGFTGYRDMLRSGQSIFPAPPPDYRVQGEELETLKSGLWNGMGLMSLFAIPNLMRMPDLNEEVCEHVRDRVRQMVRDPEVAERLVPRGYAIGAKRPCVDTDYYATFNRDNVRLVDLRETPIETITKMGVRTTAGETPFDVIVFATGFDAMTGALLKMDIRGRDGRTLGEAWAEGPKTYLGLMVAGFPNLFTVTGPGSPSVLSNMISSIEQHIDWIDNAITWANGRQARTLEADPSAQEAWVAHVNEAAEGSLYLDAASWYMGANVPGKPRVFMPYIGEGYKIRIDEVAARDYEGFRTE
- a CDS encoding M16 family metallopeptidase; its protein translation is MTLAGRLFSGASLALLVALSSPQAIAAPAKAPASQNAGQPATAAELARLVDIPYERFTLPNGLRVLVHTDRKAPVVAVSIWYGVGSKHEPAGRTGFAHLFEHLMFNGSENAPGDFFKPLQEVGATDFNGTTWFDRTNYFQTVPTGALDRALFLESDRMGHLLGAVTQEKLDNQRGVVQNEKRQGDNQPFGLVDYLINQNLFPAGHGYRHSTIGSMADLDAASLDDVKRWFTDNYGPNNAVLVLAGDIDAPTARKLVEKYFGAIPRGPRVAPVSDGPVTLKAPVSLAHKDRVATTRIYRSWSTPGLNDLSSVALEAGVSVLGGLSSSRLDNALVRDEKIAVSVTADYGVFQSVGVLTLAADVRPGVSPDLVAKRMDEVIAGLVRSGPTAEELDRARRVEIAGKIRQTEAVGGFGGKAVTLAEGELYADDAALYRKRLDAWAALTPGAVQSALQAWLSRPVLALRVDPGERDLDGGTLGGDTAAKGAVIDRTGVAQAAGTPRADPVMPGAGKVPALDFPDVERATLSNGMPVVYARRASEPRTLVAATFDAGTAADGVRDFGAQSMMLRALTEGAGGLSSREIAERSELLGASVGGMAGPDRSNVVLDALTPNLAPSLALFADVLRRPTFEPAVVDRLRGQQLARISAEANNPSAIAAAELSKRLYGGAHPYSVRAGGAGDAAVVGRLSPADLKAQHDRWIRPDNGRLIIVSDRPLAEILPKLNAALGDWKPEPGATRGAKAFPAPPAPAGNRIVLVDRPKSPQSVIAAGQVLDARGGDDLLALQAGNEILGGGFLSRLNMNLRETKGWSYGVRSGIPETVERVAFRVTAPVQADRTADSVTEILKETRDFTTTRGASAEERQLTVDGATRELPGQFERSASVLNGLSTLTEFKRSDDWYERLPERYGAMTAADMDAAVRKAVDPSRLTFVVVGDAAVVKPQLDKLGLPVEVIAAPPAAK
- a CDS encoding arylesterase — protein: MRSGSWLYVVMAGLCQFVLACSPAAEAPQTQAGSAAEAAFTGPIIVAFGDSLFAGYGLEPSQGFAPALERALEAQGVKARVINAGVSGDTTAAGLARLGFTLDGLPRKPDLVIIGLGANDMLRGLSPAQTRANLQAMLEELKRRGIPAALTTMMAAPNLGEDYARAFNPIYGDLSRASGARLYPFFLEGVAGQPGKLLPDGMHPNAQGVEDIARRLAPAVAGDLPKG